A genomic stretch from Deltaproteobacteria bacterium includes:
- a CDS encoding 30S ribosomal protein S12, translating to MPTINQLIRKARKKPKTKSASPALSSCPQKRGVCTRVYTTTPKKPNSALRKVARIRLTNGFEVTAYIPGEGHNLQEHSVVLIRGGRVKDLPGVRYHIVRGVLDSVGVEDRRKSRSKYGTKRPK from the coding sequence ATGCCGACGATTAACCAGCTTATCAGGAAGGCGAGGAAAAAGCCGAAAACAAAGAGCGCCTCACCTGCCCTGTCTTCCTGCCCGCAAAAAAGGGGGGTTTGCACGAGGGTTTACACGACTACCCCCAAAAAGCCGAATTCGGCACTCCGGAAAGTCGCGAGAATACGGCTGACAAACGGGTTCGAGGTAACGGCGTACATCCCGGGTGAGGGGCACAACCTTCAGGAGCATTCGGTCGTCTTGATAAGAGGAGGCAGGGTCAAAGACCTGCCGGGAGTGAGGTACCATATAGTCAGAGGAGTTCTGGATTCCGTTGGTGTCGAAGACAGACGGAAGAGCAGGTCGAAGTACGGTACGAAAAGGCCCAAATAG